The genomic stretch CCCGTCTTGGGAATCACGACTTCGATGTTGGGGTTGCCGGCCAGGGCGGTCTTGTCGGCCAGGGCGTTGTAGTCCCAGCGGGTGATGACCGGGGTCTCGCCTTTGGCAACCGTAGCCTGCTTGGCGATCACAGGGACGAAGTTGCCCACCTCGTTCAGCTTCTTGAAGAACTCCAGGCCGGGCGCCACGTTGTCGAGCGAACCGCCGTTAGCCAGGGCTGCGGCATAGACGCTCATCTGCGCCTGCGCCGAGGCACGCGGGTCGCCAGAGAGGGCCACCTGGCCCTTGTACTCCGGCTTGAGCAGATCGGCCCAATCCTGCGGTACGTTCTTCACGGCATCCTTGTTGACTTCGAAAGCCAGGACACCGTAGTAGTCGCCATACCAATAGCCATCTGCGTTCTTCGAGTCAGCCGCAATGGTGTCCCAGGTACTGACCTTGTAGGGCTGCACCAGCTTCTCTTCGACCAACTGCGGGCCAAAGCCGTAGCCGACGTCAATGACATCGGGCGCCTGTGGGCCTTTGTTATCCTTGTTGGCCTTGATGGCTTCGACTTCATCGCCAGAGCCGGCATCGGGATTAAGCTCGTTGATCTGCAGGCCGTACTTGGCCTTGAAGCCGGTAATCGCTTCGCCGTAGTTGCACCAGTCGTGGGGCAGGGCGATGGTGGTGAGGGTACCCTCGGCTTTGGCGGCGTCAATCAGCCCCTGCATGTCGGCGGTGACGCCCGATGCAGCAGGTTCAGGGGCTTTGGTGGCCGGAGCGGCGGCAGGCGTGCAACCTGCAACCAGCAGCGCTAACACGGTAATCAGGATGCTCAGATGCATCAAACGGGACTTGCTCACTTCTTGTCTCTCCTTTTCATCGTATGGATAAGCGGCAGTGGCCTATCCAAGCCAGAAGTCTGAAAATAGAACGGTATTTCAGGGCCAGTCAAGCCCTTAGAGCGCCACATACGGCGCCGGTGGTCAGCAATCGTTTTACGGGTCCACCTCCTTGTGGCGGGCAGATTGGCCCCACGGACGGGGCGAAGAGGAAAGAAGAACTCAGTTGCAAGGGACATTCTAACACCGTTCACCCGCATCGGCAAAGCGCGGCCGGGCGGTTGGAAACCGCTGCCTAACGCAGTCAAAAATCGCATAATCCTGGTCGCCGCCGGATTCGTCCAGCGCGGCCTGAAATTCTTCGTCGTAGACATCGGAAATGCGTTCTTATTGTAGCGATGTTTGATGGAATTCGCAAACAAAATCGTTTGGCCGCGGCTTGACACGCCCTGTGTCCTGAGGTAGACTTCGGTCAGTTGACAGAGGCAGGAAGGAGCAGCGCCCGTGCCTGACACCGATAATCCACTGAAAAACCTGATCTTGACCTACAAAGAGACCTTCGCCGAGTGGCTGATGGGTAAGCGGTTGCGCTCGGTGCGCACCTTGACTATCGAACTACCAGCCTCACGTCAACGCAGTGATCTGCTTTTCGAGGCGGTAAGCGAAGATAACGATGTAGGGTTACTGCATATCGAGCTTCAAGGAAAGCGCAGTGCGGCCCCTATGCCCTGGCGTATGGTGGATTACATGAGTCGCACGGCGCGGCATGAATGGGGACGCCGCGCACCGCAGGGCAGCCTGAAATTGCAGAGCGTCGTTATCTACGTGGGCAAAGGTGCAGGCGCAGGCGATAATGGAGGGTACACAATCGTAAATTTCGCCGGCCAGGCTAGTCTGACGTGGCGCTATGATGTCATTCGCCTGTGGGAACTCGACGCAGAGGAGGTACTGCAACTCGACAAGCCGGCCCTCCTGGCGCTCGTAGGACAGATGCGTATGGCGGAACCAGGACGGATCGTTCCTGCGGTGCTTGACAAGATTGCGGCCATACCCGACGGCGGACAGCGTAATGAGTTACTGACAGCATTGATCAACCTGATTGGAGATGAGGGGGTGCTGAAGATGATCGAGCGTATGATTGATGTGGAACTGCTGGACACGCCCTACTTGCGACGGATTCGCCAACAGAGTTGGGAGAAGGGTGTTCATGAAGGGCGCCGTGAGGGCGTCGAGGAAGGGCGCCGTGAGGGCGTCGAGGAAGGGCGCCGTGAAGGCGTTGATGAAGGGCGCCGTGAAGGCGTTGATGAAGGGCGCCGCAAGGGCGTCGAGGAAGGGCGCCGTGAAGGCGTTGATGAAGGGCGCCGCAAGGGCGTCGAGGAAGGGCGCCGTGAAGGCGTCGAGGAAGGGCTGCGTGCCGCTGTCTTGGCCGCCATCTCCACGCGCTTCAATCCGCAGGTGCGCGCTTATCAGCCCCTGGAGCAGCGCCTGCGTCAGATTCATGATGTCAGCACTCTGTCACATCTACTGGAAATCGCTCTTACAGCAAACGCCCTGGATGAATTCCAATCTCAAGTGGAAGCGGCGACGACCGGTACGACGATCGCGTAGAGACGTTGCAATGCAACGTCTCTACCTCATCCCCACAAACTCCTGCACCGCCGCGGCCACGACCGCGCTCTGTTCGAGCATCACCATGTGCCCGGCCTCCGGCACTTCCAGCAGCCGCGCCGCGGGCATCTGCTGCGCCAGGAAGCGGCTGAGCTTGGGCGGCGTCAGCCGGTCCTCCAGGCCCACGATGACCAGGGTGGGCAGAGCAATCTGGCTCAGCGCGTGGGTCACATCGAACGCGCTGCACGCCACAAAATCACCGTGCGTCACGTTCACAGGTGTCTTCAGCATCGCCGCGGCATATGCGTCCAGCGTCGCGGGGTCTGCCTGGCGTTTGTAGGCCCATTCGGCAATCAGGCGCGCCGTGGCCGCATAGTCACGGCTCAGGCCATCCAGAATGGCCGGGGAGACCGCCAGCCGCGCGCCGGTGCCCACCAGGATCAGCCCGGCCAGGCGCTGCGGGTGGTGCAGCGCCACGGTTTGGGCAATCGCACCGCCCATCGAATGACCGGCCAGGACGAACCGCGGCAGCTCCAGCGCATCGGCCCAATCCACCACAACCTGCGCATATTCCGCAATCGTGGTGCAGCCCGCGCCAGGCGATTGACCGTGGCCGGGCAAGTCCAGGGCATAAACCGATGTTTCAGGCAGGCGCCGCAGCTCACCCGGCCAGTGCATGGACGTGCCGCCCGCGCCGTGAACCAACACCAGCGGCGCGGCGTGCGGCGCAGCCCCCGACTGACTGCGCCGATAGTAGATCGTCTGCTCACCCAGCTGAATCGTTGGCATGGATCGCCTATGCCGTGACCGCGATGATCGCCGGCGCCGCCGCGTGACCGGGATAGGCGCGGTCTTCCAGGTCGGCCAGGTATTTCTCAACTTCCATCGCGGCCGCGCAGCCCTGGCCCACCGACGTCGCAACCTGCTTGAAGCGCTTGTCCTGAATTTCACCGGCGGCAAAGACGCCGGCGATATTGGTGCGCATCAGCTTGTCGGTGAGCAGATAGCTTTCCTCATCCATGGCGACCTTGCCCTCGAACAAGGACGAGTTGGGCAGGTGACCGACAAAAATGAAGACACCACCGGTCGGCAAGGTGGACGTGGCGCTGGTCTTGATGTTCTGCAGGCTGACCGACGTCACTCCGCCGCTGCCGTTGTCATCGTTGATGGACGTGATGACCGTGTCCCAGATGACGTTGATCTTCTCGTGCTCGAAGATGCGCTTCTGCAAGATCTGACTGGCGCGCAGGCTGTTGCGGCGATGGATCAGGGTTACTTTACTGGCAAAGCGGGTCAGGAAGAGCGCTTCCTCGGCCGCGCTATCGCCGCCGCCGACCACCACCACCTCACGACCACGGAAGAAGAAGCCATCGCAGGTTGCGCAATAGCTCACGCCGCGGCCGGTCAACTCCTTCTCGCCCGGCACATCCAGCTTGCGCGACGACGCGCCCGTGCTGATGATGATCGCCTTCGCCTTGTGCTCCAGCTCGTTGGCCGTATGCACGGTGAAGGGGAACTGCTCGAAATCAACCCGGTCCACATAATCATACTCGATGCGACAGCCGAACTTCTCGGCCTGCTTCTGCATCTTCTCCACCAGGTCCGGGCCGCTCAGGCTTTCCGGAAAACCAGGGTAATTCTCGACCTCATAGGTAATCGCGACCTGCCCGCCAATTTCATTGCCGGTGATCAGGAGCGGATTCAGGTTGGCACGCGCCGTATACAGGCCGGCCGTCAGGCCCGAAGGCCCGCTGCCGATGATGATGACATTCTCAATCGCTCGTTCTGCAGCCGGCTCGATCACCCCGTGACCGTTGCTGCCGTTGGTTTCATTTTGACTCATGATTCGCTATCCTTTTCCTCGACTATTTTGATTTTCGATCCCGATCGCTTCTGTGGGCTTCAGATGGCTTGCGAAGCAATTTGGTTACATGTCGCCCATTTCATACAGGATCGCCGCACCCGCGGCCAGCCCGACCGTTTCTGCACGCAAGATGCGCGGGCCGAGGCCGATCAGGCAGGCGCCAGACGCCGCCGCCAGGGCCGCTTCACCCTCGCTGAAGCCACCCTCCGGCCCGACGAAGAGGCTAATGCGCCCGCTCGCTGCGGCCGATGACCGCCACGCCTGCAGCGCAGGCTTCAGGCCGTGCCCTGGCGCAGATTCCCACAGAAACAGGATCAGGTCAGCCTGGCGCGCTGCCTCCTGGCAGGCGTCAACCAGGTCAAGCGGCGCGGCCAACGCGGGCAACCGGCCGCGCCGCGCCTGCTCAGCCGCCTCCTGGATAATGCGGCGCCAGCGGCTTTCCTTCTTACTGAGGCTGGCCCGGTCGTGCGTCACACAGCGTTGCGTCAACAGCGGCACGAAACGGCTGATACCGATTTCGGTGCCCTTCTGCAGCAGCCATTCGAACTTCTCGCCCTTCAACGTTGCTTGATAGAGGGTGATCTGCGTACGCGGTTCGCCCAACGCCGGCGCCTGACTGAGGATGCGCCCTTCTACGCCACTGCGGCTCTGATGGGTAATGCTCACCCGGTATTCACGTCCGCTGCCATCCAAAACCATGATTTCAGCGCCCGGCCCCAATCGCAGCACCTCGCGCAGGTGATGCGCGGTCTCTGCTGGGAGCGTGACCGCCTCCCCGTGAATGGCCGTGGGTGTGACAAAAAAGCGGTGCATGGCTGCCAATCAGTGCTCGACCAGGTGTTGCGCCACCAGACCGACCCAATCGCCTTCGTCCAGCCGCGTCGTCACCGTGAAGCCATGGCGCGCCAGCGCGGCCAGCACCGCATCGGCCCAGGTGTCAATGATGCCGCCCAAGATCAGATGGCCGGCCGGCCGCAGCCAGGCGTGCAATCCCGCGTCCAACAGAGCGATGATGACCTCTGCCAGGATGTTGACGACCACGATGTCGAAGCGAGCGTTATCAGTCTCAGGCTTCGACGGCAACGGTGTCGCCAGCAGGCTGATCTGGCCGGCCACGCCGTTGATCGCCGCATTTTCACCGGCAATGCGCACGGCCAGGGGATCAACATCGGTGGCGACGATGGCGCGCGCACCCAACTTGGCGGCCGCAATGGACAGGATGCCCGAACCGGTGCCCACGTCAAGCACCGACACGCCAGGCTGCACGAGCCGTTCCAGGCTGAGCAGACACAGCCGCGTGCTTGGATGGGTGCCGGTGCCGAACGCCATGCCAGGATCCAGCCGGATGACGA from Candidatus Amarolinea dominans encodes the following:
- a CDS encoding extracellular solute-binding protein; this translates as MQGLIDAAKAEGTLTTIALPHDWCNYGEAITGFKAKYGLQINELNPDAGSGDEVEAIKANKDNKGPQAPDVIDVGYGFGPQLVEEKLVQPYKVSTWDTIAADSKNADGYWYGDYYGVLAFEVNKDAVKNVPQDWADLLKPEYKGQVALSGDPRASAQAQMSVYAAALANGGSLDNVAPGLEFFKKLNEVGNFVPVIAKQATVAKGETPVITRWDYNALADKTALAGNPNIEVVIPKTGVIAGVYIQAISAYAPHPNAAKLWMEYLYSDEGQLIWLKGGCHPIRYNDMVKRNVIPAEITANLPAADLYAKAVFPTIDQINAAKKAITDGWDKVVGADVK
- a CDS encoding alpha/beta fold hydrolase, which translates into the protein MPTIQLGEQTIYYRRSQSGAAPHAAPLVLVHGAGGTSMHWPGELRRLPETSVYALDLPGHGQSPGAGCTTIAEYAQVVVDWADALELPRFVLAGHSMGGAIAQTVALHHPQRLAGLILVGTGARLAVSPAILDGLSRDYAATARLIAEWAYKRQADPATLDAYAAAMLKTPVNVTHGDFVACSAFDVTHALSQIALPTLVIVGLEDRLTPPKLSRFLAQQMPAARLLEVPEAGHMVMLEQSAVVAAAVQEFVGMR
- the trxB gene encoding thioredoxin-disulfide reductase; amino-acid sequence: MSQNETNGSNGHGVIEPAAERAIENVIIIGSGPSGLTAGLYTARANLNPLLITGNEIGGQVAITYEVENYPGFPESLSGPDLVEKMQKQAEKFGCRIEYDYVDRVDFEQFPFTVHTANELEHKAKAIIISTGASSRKLDVPGEKELTGRGVSYCATCDGFFFRGREVVVVGGGDSAAEEALFLTRFASKVTLIHRRNSLRASQILQKRIFEHEKINVIWDTVITSINDDNGSGGVTSVSLQNIKTSATSTLPTGGVFIFVGHLPNSSLFEGKVAMDEESYLLTDKLMRTNIAGVFAAGEIQDKRFKQVATSVGQGCAAAMEVEKYLADLEDRAYPGHAAAPAIIAVTA
- a CDS encoding 16S rRNA (uracil(1498)-N(3))-methyltransferase; this encodes MHRFFVTPTAIHGEAVTLPAETAHHLREVLRLGPGAEIMVLDGSGREYRVSITHQSRSGVEGRILSQAPALGEPRTQITLYQATLKGEKFEWLLQKGTEIGISRFVPLLTQRCVTHDRASLSKKESRWRRIIQEAAEQARRGRLPALAAPLDLVDACQEAARQADLILFLWESAPGHGLKPALQAWRSSAAASGRISLFVGPEGGFSEGEAALAAASGACLIGLGPRILRAETVGLAAGAAILYEMGDM
- the prmA gene encoding 50S ribosomal protein L11 methyltransferase, producing MNWLEISVLADGEAAEAISEVFNRYADEKDGTAGAVVELTGFDSRGELTAPQMSVRTYVRQGPQAAAVVQKVEEALWHLQMLYAFAEPTVREVAEEDWANAWKVHYQPMRLGERLFVVPSWIEAAAQPGDIVIRLDPGMAFGTGTHPSTRLCLLSLERLVQPGVSVLDVGTGSGILSIAAAKLGARAIVATDVDPLAVRIAGENAAINGVAGQISLLATPLPSKPETDNARFDIVVVNILAEVIIALLDAGLHAWLRPAGHLILGGIIDTWADAVLAALARHGFTVTTRLDEGDWVGLVAQHLVEH